The following coding sequences lie in one Agarivorans sp. Alg241-V36 genomic window:
- a CDS encoding sugar transferase: MNILIYITLIAMFLVVYHHALYPLLLKLLSKDKPQMSEQEQQEVVRKYHQREQDQQLPSIELLIPAYNEQDYIAAKLINLATLDYPDDRLSIKIICDGCSDDTASVARACLADLMFCSFSIEICEQVQNQGKVAVLNQHISQSKADIVALSDVSALISVDAMLIAAKHFSQSKVGVVCGYYHLLSPGSVGEQAYWNYQREVKRCEANMGAPLGAHGAFYLIRKSLFRVMPDDTINDDFVIPMDIVAQGYKAVYEPNIRALELEHAADSQDRSRRKRIGAGNLQQLIRLRHMLLPRFKGVAFTFFSGKALRVTIPIFMLTSFFGAMVLSAQSSLFAVLFSLQLLAYSLAMLPRLLPKAKLPSAIGSLNYLVEGHFSSMMGCVDYLLRKLQRRYLSGFVSPLVAAGKRLFDVLGATLLLLVFSPLFPIVALAIKLDSKGPVFYQQTRVGLMSDSVVQLFDILKFRSMRTDAESGIGAVWATKQDKRITRVGRFLRKTRIDELPQLINVLKGEMSLVGPRPERPVFYQTLENSIPFYSERTVGVKPGITGLAQVNLAYDCSIEDVKQKLAYDHCYALSLSQCSSWLYQDISVLIKTVWVVLAGKGQ; the protein is encoded by the coding sequence ATGAATATCTTAATCTACATAACCTTAATTGCGATGTTTTTGGTGGTTTATCATCATGCTTTGTATCCGCTGCTATTAAAGCTTTTGAGCAAAGACAAACCTCAAATGAGCGAGCAAGAACAGCAAGAGGTGGTGCGTAAATATCACCAGCGAGAGCAAGATCAACAGTTGCCAAGCATAGAGTTACTTATTCCTGCTTATAACGAGCAAGATTACATTGCTGCTAAGTTGATTAACCTCGCCACCTTAGATTACCCCGACGATCGCTTAAGCATTAAAATAATCTGCGATGGTTGTAGTGACGACACAGCCAGCGTGGCAAGAGCCTGCTTAGCAGACTTAATGTTTTGCAGCTTTTCAATTGAAATTTGTGAGCAGGTACAAAATCAAGGCAAAGTGGCTGTGCTTAACCAACATATTTCGCAAAGCAAGGCCGACATCGTAGCCTTGTCTGATGTCTCGGCGCTCATTTCGGTAGACGCCATGTTAATTGCTGCTAAACATTTTAGCCAAAGCAAAGTTGGCGTAGTGTGTGGTTATTATCACTTGCTTAGCCCCGGCTCGGTAGGTGAGCAAGCTTATTGGAATTACCAACGCGAAGTAAAACGCTGCGAAGCTAATATGGGCGCACCTTTAGGCGCTCACGGCGCATTTTACTTAATTAGAAAATCACTGTTTAGAGTGATGCCAGACGACACCATTAACGACGACTTTGTGATCCCCATGGACATAGTCGCCCAAGGTTATAAAGCAGTGTACGAACCAAATATTCGCGCTTTAGAACTAGAACATGCCGCCGACAGCCAAGATCGTAGCCGCAGAAAACGTATTGGAGCAGGCAACCTACAGCAACTTATTCGCCTACGTCATATGTTGCTACCGCGTTTTAAAGGGGTGGCGTTTACCTTTTTCTCGGGCAAAGCCTTACGCGTCACCATTCCCATTTTTATGTTAACTAGCTTTTTTGGCGCAATGGTCTTAAGTGCGCAATCTAGCTTGTTTGCCGTGTTATTTAGCTTGCAGTTGTTAGCCTACAGCTTGGCAATGTTGCCGCGTTTATTGCCTAAGGCAAAACTTCCAAGCGCAATAGGCAGCTTAAACTACTTAGTAGAAGGGCATTTTTCTAGCATGATGGGCTGCGTAGATTACCTTTTGAGAAAACTACAGCGCCGCTATTTAAGTGGCTTTGTGAGCCCTTTAGTTGCAGCAGGTAAACGATTATTTGATGTGCTGGGCGCAACGTTATTACTGCTTGTATTTAGTCCTTTATTCCCCATCGTTGCTTTGGCGATTAAGCTCGACAGCAAGGGGCCAGTATTCTACCAACAAACCCGAGTAGGCTTGATGTCGGACAGTGTAGTGCAGCTATTCGATATTCTAAAATTTAGGAGCATGCGAACCGATGCAGAATCGGGCATTGGTGCGGTATGGGCAACCAAGCAAGACAAACGTATTACTCGAGTAGGGCGGTTTTTACGCAAAACCCGAATTGATGAATTGCCCCAACTTATCAATGTACTGAAAGGCGAAATGTCTTTGGTTGGGCCACGACCAGAGCGGCCAGTTTTCTACCAAACTCTAGAAAACTCCATCCCTTTTTATAGCGAACGCACGGTTGGCGTAAAGCCCGGTATTACCGGCTTAGCCCAGGTAAATCTAGCTTATGATTGTTCTATCGAAGATGTAAAACAAAAGCTTGCTTACGACCATTGCTACGCACTAAGCCTTAGCCAATGCAGCTCTTGGTTATACCAAGACATAAGTGTATTAATTAAAACAGTATGGGTTGTGCTAGCAGGAAAGGGGCAATAG
- a CDS encoding glycosyltransferase codes for MSIWIQVVQHLQPGGIETMALDLQRMEEAHEQGVIISLEGTKEQALAAWPRLLPYADRLMFLNKPPGFSWKTLWKLTNLFRQWAVPVVHTHHIGPLIYGGIAARLARVKVVIHTEHDAWHLRQQRRRILQSAILKWVKPMLVADANLVAGELKAALGVADENVQVIKNGVDTHNFAPGNQQDARKALGLPSDCQIIGCAGRLELEKGQAVLIEALPFLPANVHLALAGDGSQRKSLEQQVASLHLAHRVHFLGALDCMPRFYQSLDLFCLPSYFEGLSLVILEAQACEVPAVVTNVGASTEALCPRTGTVVEPGSAFAMAQALELKLEKPSSGNPRQFVKQSGDLRTTARNYAALRHRFL; via the coding sequence ATGAGTATTTGGATCCAAGTAGTACAACACTTACAACCGGGCGGCATCGAAACTATGGCGCTAGATCTACAGCGCATGGAAGAGGCGCACGAGCAAGGTGTCATCATCTCTTTAGAGGGCACCAAAGAGCAGGCGCTGGCCGCTTGGCCGCGTTTGCTCCCTTATGCAGACCGCCTAATGTTTCTAAATAAACCGCCTGGTTTTAGCTGGAAAACTCTATGGAAGCTTACCAATTTATTTCGCCAATGGGCGGTGCCGGTGGTGCACACCCACCATATTGGGCCACTTATTTACGGCGGCATAGCTGCCCGCTTAGCCAGAGTTAAAGTTGTGATTCATACCGAGCACGATGCATGGCATTTACGCCAGCAGCGTCGTCGCATATTGCAAAGCGCCATTCTTAAGTGGGTGAAACCCATGTTAGTGGCCGACGCAAACTTAGTGGCTGGCGAGCTAAAAGCTGCCTTAGGCGTAGCAGACGAGAATGTTCAAGTGATTAAAAACGGCGTAGATACTCATAATTTTGCGCCGGGCAACCAGCAAGATGCACGCAAAGCCTTGGGTTTACCAAGCGATTGCCAAATCATTGGTTGCGCAGGGCGTTTAGAACTAGAAAAAGGCCAAGCAGTGTTGATAGAAGCTCTGCCATTTTTGCCAGCCAATGTCCACTTAGCGTTAGCGGGTGACGGCTCACAACGCAAGAGTCTTGAACAACAGGTTGCCTCGTTACACCTTGCTCATCGCGTGCATTTTTTAGGGGCTTTAGATTGCATGCCACGCTTTTACCAAAGCTTAGATTTATTTTGTTTACCTTCGTATTTTGAAGGTTTGTCGCTGGTTATTTTAGAGGCGCAAGCCTGTGAGGTGCCAGCGGTAGTTACAAATGTAGGCGCGTCTACCGAGGCCTTATGCCCGCGAACTGGCACAGTGGTTGAGCCGGGTTCGGCCTTTGCTATGGCCCAAGCTCTAGAGCTTAAGCTAGAAAAACCGAGCAGTGGTAACCCACGGCAGTTTGTAAAACAGTCGGGCGATTTACGCACCACCGCGCGCAATTATGCGGCCTTACGCCACCGTTTTTTATAA
- a CDS encoding integron integrase has translation MSSTKSPFLNQVREKLRMQGYSIRTEKAYLYWIKAYINFQRKRHPATMGKEEVTQFLSFLANSRHVAINTQKVALNALVYLYYKHLEMELGELGFKYASKQRQLPTVLEPEQVSEILAQLKGRDKLIIELLYGSGLRISECLRLHIQDIDTERLSLTIRNGKGNKDRQTLLSKKCVRRLVQYSSTARELQVQDNQQGIGPSLPNALERKYPNAFRQPAWMFVFPSSTTCNHPNTGTLCRHHLHQSVIRKSLAAAVRKTNIVRRVSCHTFRHSFATHLLQAGRDIRSVQELLGHNDVNTTQIYTHVLGQHYAGTFSPLDSL, from the coding sequence ATGTCTTCAACCAAAAGCCCTTTCCTTAATCAAGTTCGCGAGAAACTGCGAATGCAAGGCTATAGCATAAGAACAGAAAAAGCCTACTTATACTGGATTAAGGCCTACATCAATTTTCAGCGTAAGCGCCACCCTGCAACCATGGGAAAGGAAGAAGTTACTCAGTTCTTAAGCTTTTTGGCAAACTCTCGCCATGTAGCGATAAACACTCAAAAAGTTGCGTTAAATGCGCTGGTTTATCTTTATTACAAACATTTAGAGATGGAGTTAGGCGAATTAGGGTTTAAATACGCATCTAAACAACGACAACTACCAACGGTATTAGAACCTGAACAGGTATCAGAAATACTTGCCCAACTTAAGGGGCGAGATAAGTTGATCATTGAATTACTGTACGGAAGTGGCCTGCGTATATCCGAATGCTTAAGGCTACACATTCAAGATATTGATACTGAAAGATTATCACTCACGATAAGAAACGGGAAAGGCAACAAAGATAGGCAAACTTTACTAAGTAAAAAGTGTGTGAGGCGGCTTGTACAATACTCTAGTACAGCAAGAGAGCTGCAAGTACAAGACAACCAGCAAGGTATTGGCCCTTCTCTGCCAAATGCACTAGAGAGAAAATACCCTAATGCCTTTAGGCAACCTGCTTGGATGTTTGTTTTTCCTTCAAGCACTACCTGTAATCACCCAAATACTGGTACTTTGTGCAGACACCACTTGCACCAAAGTGTTATTAGGAAATCTTTGGCGGCAGCGGTACGTAAAACCAACATAGTTAGACGAGTGAGCTGCCATACCTTTAGGCACAGTTTTGCGACTCACTTGTTACAAGCAGGTCGAGATATACGCAGCGTTCAAGAATTACTAGGTCATAACGATGTAAACACTACCCAAATCTATACCCATGTACTAGGCCAGCATTACGCTGGTACTTTTAGCCCATTAGACAGCTTGTAG